Proteins encoded together in one uncultured Desulfosarcina sp. window:
- a CDS encoding TfoX/Sxy family protein produces MAYNEHLAGKVETLLREKPGFTMKKMFGGVGFLLHGNMACGVLNNDLIVRVGPQNYEKYLTLSEAREFDTNGRPMKGWVMVAFQGENNKADLDIWVKRGVDFALGLPPKGK; encoded by the coding sequence ATGGCATACAATGAGCATCTTGCCGGGAAAGTGGAAACGCTTTTAAGAGAAAAGCCGGGTTTTACCATGAAAAAAATGTTCGGCGGGGTTGGCTTTCTCCTGCATGGCAACATGGCCTGTGGGGTTCTAAACAATGACCTTATCGTTCGCGTGGGCCCCCAAAATTACGAAAAATATCTAACCCTCTCCGAGGCCAGAGAATTCGACACAAACGGTAGGCCGATGAAGGGATGGGTAATGGTAGCTTTTCAGGGCGAGAATAATAAAGCGGACTTGGATATTTGGGTGAAAAGAGGTGTTGACTTTGCCCTTGGATTGCCGCCAAAAGGAAAATAG
- a CDS encoding GNAT family acetyltransferase encodes MQIEIRQYEDSDEKQVVQLWTECGLVVPWNNPHHDIQRKLDVQPELFLVGCLVNKIAATVMAGYDGHRGWINYLAVHPDHQHAGIGRRMMDEAEVRLIEAGCPKINLQVRRTNTDVIEFYKKIGFKTDDVISLGKRLVPDDR; translated from the coding sequence ATGCAAATAGAAATCCGACAATATGAAGACAGCGATGAGAAACAGGTGGTCCAATTATGGACCGAGTGTGGTCTGGTCGTTCCCTGGAACAATCCGCATCATGACATTCAGCGAAAACTTGACGTGCAGCCTGAATTGTTCCTGGTTGGCTGTTTGGTGAACAAGATTGCCGCTACCGTCATGGCTGGCTATGACGGTCATCGGGGTTGGATCAACTATCTTGCCGTCCATCCAGATCACCAGCATGCCGGGATTGGCAGACGCATGATGGATGAAGCCGAAGTTCGGCTTATAGAGGCAGGTTGCCCCAAAATCAACTTACAGGTACGCCGCACGAACACTGATGTTATTGAGTTTTATAAGAAAATCGGATTCAAGACTGATGATGTGATAAGCCTTGGTAAACGCCTGGTACCCGACGATCGTTAA
- a CDS encoding flavin reductase, with amino-acid sequence MEKIKIDAGAAFLYPMPMVLAGSIVDEKANFMAVGWVSRVNFKPPLFAIALGPHHTNKGIDENREFSINIPDVSLIENSNFRLSTCINGM; translated from the coding sequence ATGGAAAAGATCAAGATTGATGCAGGAGCTGCTTTTTTATACCCCATGCCCATGGTCCTGGCAGGGTCTATTGTGGACGAAAAGGCAAATTTCATGGCCGTTGGTTGGGTTTCAAGAGTCAATTTCAAGCCCCCTCTGTTTGCCATAGCATTGGGGCCGCATCATACCAATAAGGGCATAGACGAAAACAGGGAATTCAGTATTAACATCCCAGATGTTTCGTTAATTGAAAATAGTAATTTCCGGCTAAGTACTTGCATTAACGGTATGTAA
- a CDS encoding DUF3696 domain-containing protein, which yields MIKQLRIKNFKVWKETGTIRMAPISLFFGANSSGKSSIGQFLMMLKQTVESPDRKAVFYPGGKNSAVQLGSYQEMVFHRNPENEISFEYLWSLPKILRFKDHVSGKSFSGDELGFEAEVALSDSKHHLLQVKKIKYRLLQDRTQSLSVELSKKHDKREYKVTAGQYNLVRKKGRPWALKDVVRFYGFPDEAVAYYQNAEFVQELSLEQENLFKSICYLGPLRTKTDRLYTWTGITPESVGFSGENTVAAILSARDRKIGLGPKRPTKPLEEIVASKLAEMGLIEKFKVNQISEQRQEYEVKIRTKGSKDWVDLPDVGFGISQVLPVLVQCFYAPPGSIILMEQPEIHLHPSAQSALADVMIDVVNSRENGNDRNIQLIIETHSEHFLRRLQRRIAEDAISQEKVSAYFANINKTPAILEPLQIDLFGNIQNWPDNFFGDEMVDITEQAKAAMKKRIMQHEKVSESTG from the coding sequence ATGATTAAGCAATTGCGAATTAAAAATTTTAAGGTATGGAAGGAAACCGGCACTATTCGTATGGCTCCAATTTCCCTTTTTTTTGGCGCCAATAGTTCGGGAAAATCCAGCATCGGTCAATTTTTGATGATGTTGAAGCAGACAGTCGAATCCCCTGACCGGAAAGCGGTATTTTATCCTGGTGGGAAGAATTCGGCGGTTCAGCTTGGCTCATATCAGGAGATGGTCTTTCATAGAAACCCGGAAAACGAGATTTCTTTTGAATATCTTTGGTCATTGCCAAAAATTTTAAGGTTTAAAGACCATGTTTCCGGGAAATCTTTTTCTGGAGATGAACTCGGCTTTGAGGCAGAAGTCGCTTTAAGTGATTCAAAACACCATTTGTTGCAGGTCAAAAAAATAAAGTACCGGTTGCTTCAGGACAGAACGCAATCCCTGTCGGTTGAATTATCAAAAAAACATGACAAAAGGGAGTACAAAGTTACCGCCGGACAATACAACCTAGTCAGGAAGAAAGGTCGTCCTTGGGCGCTAAAAGATGTGGTACGGTTTTACGGCTTTCCGGATGAAGCGGTCGCTTATTATCAAAATGCGGAGTTTGTCCAAGAGTTAAGCTTAGAACAAGAAAATTTATTTAAATCCATTTGCTATCTGGGTCCACTCAGGACCAAGACAGACAGGTTGTACACATGGACTGGCATTACGCCTGAAAGTGTCGGGTTTTCCGGTGAAAACACGGTGGCCGCGATTCTTTCTGCGCGAGATCGTAAAATTGGACTTGGCCCCAAACGGCCGACCAAGCCGTTGGAAGAAATTGTGGCTTCGAAACTGGCCGAGATGGGGCTTATTGAGAAATTCAAAGTCAATCAGATCTCCGAACAACGCCAAGAGTATGAAGTTAAGATAAGAACAAAAGGCTCTAAAGATTGGGTGGACCTTCCGGATGTGGGGTTTGGCATTTCTCAAGTGCTGCCGGTGCTAGTACAATGTTTCTATGCCCCTCCCGGGTCGATCATTCTAATGGAACAACCTGAAATTCATCTTCATCCTAGTGCTCAATCCGCTTTGGCAGATGTGATGATTGACGTTGTCAATTCAAGGGAAAATGGAAATGATCGAAACATCCAATTAATCATCGAAACCCATTCCGAACATTTCTTAAGACGATTACAGAGGCGTATCGCAGAAGATGCCATCTCTCAAGAAAAAGTATCAGCTTACTTTGCCAATATAAACAAAACGCCAGCTATTTTAGAACCGCTTCAAATCGATCTTTTCGGCAATATTCAGAATTGGCCGGATAACTTTTTCGGTGATGAAATGGTAGATATCACCGAACAGGCAAAAGCTGCTATGAAAAAGCGAATCATGCAACACGAAAAGGTATCGGAGTCCACGGGATGA
- a CDS encoding radical SAM protein, with protein sequence MKGTHQNSAHILLVNPWIHDFAAYDFWAKPLGLLILGGILRDHGARVSYLDCLDRFHPSAPESSSPSARCGRGPYRKTPIAKPPGLADIPRTYSRYGIDPDWFVRDLEALPPVDLVLVTSLMTYWYPGVRETIALVKSNLPGVPVVLGGIYATLCSEHARQTSGADRVVTGPGETAILSLVAEITGWSPAPHFDPNDLDSFPRPVLDLERRLVHAPVLTSLGCPFRCAYCASHRLQPRMKRRSPASVVKEMVYWHTNHGVRDFAFYDDALLVDADRHAIPLLEKIIAAGMHIRLHTPNALHIREITEPLARLMFRAGFHTIRLGLETTAFDRRGSMDKKVTEAEFMRAVKHLQSAGFRADQVGAYLLAGLPGQRAAGVEESIAVVKRAGVTPVIAHYTPIPHTPMWADAVAASRYDLEADPIFTNNAIFPCQSEIFSWEVLTCLKNLARL encoded by the coding sequence ATGAAAGGAACGCATCAGAATTCCGCCCATATTCTGCTGGTCAATCCCTGGATTCACGATTTCGCGGCCTACGATTTCTGGGCCAAGCCCCTGGGGCTGCTGATCCTGGGCGGCATTCTGCGGGACCATGGGGCCAGGGTTTCCTATCTGGACTGCCTGGACCGGTTTCACCCATCGGCGCCGGAATCTTCATCGCCTTCTGCTCGTTGCGGCCGCGGGCCGTATCGCAAAACCCCCATCGCCAAACCGCCGGGGCTGGCGGACATCCCGCGGACCTACAGCCGCTACGGCATCGACCCGGATTGGTTTGTCCGGGACCTGGAGGCCCTGCCGCCGGTCGACCTGGTGCTGGTCACCTCCCTGATGACCTACTGGTATCCGGGGGTTCGGGAAACCATCGCTCTGGTCAAATCGAATCTGCCCGGCGTACCGGTGGTGTTGGGCGGGATTTACGCCACCCTTTGCAGCGAACATGCCCGACAGACCAGTGGCGCAGATCGGGTGGTCACCGGTCCGGGTGAAACTGCCATTTTGTCCCTGGTGGCCGAAATTACCGGTTGGTCGCCGGCACCACACTTCGACCCCAACGACCTGGATTCCTTTCCCCGGCCGGTCCTGGATCTGGAACGCCGCCTGGTGCATGCACCGGTTCTGACCTCCCTGGGCTGCCCCTTCCGATGCGCCTACTGCGCTTCCCATCGCCTGCAGCCCCGGATGAAGCGGCGCAGTCCGGCATCGGTGGTAAAAGAGATGGTGTACTGGCACACGAATCATGGCGTACGGGATTTTGCCTTTTACGACGACGCCCTGCTGGTGGACGCCGACCGCCACGCCATTCCCCTGTTGGAGAAGATCATCGCCGCGGGCATGCACATCCGTCTGCATACCCCCAATGCCCTGCATATTCGTGAAATCACCGAACCCCTGGCGCGTTTGATGTTCCGGGCCGGTTTTCACACCATCCGTTTGGGCTTGGAGACCACGGCCTTCGACCGGCGCGGGTCCATGGACAAAAAAGTGACCGAAGCGGAGTTCATGCGGGCGGTAAAGCATCTCCAGTCGGCCGGGTTTCGCGCCGACCAGGTGGGCGCATACCTGTTAGCCGGTTTGCCCGGGCAGCGGGCGGCCGGCGTCGAGGAATCCATTGCAGTGGTCAAGCGGGCCGGCGTTACCCCGGTGATCGCCCACTATACGCCCATCCCTCATACGCCCATGTGGGCCGACGCGGTGGCCGCTTCGCGCTACGATCTGGAGGCCGACCCCATCTTTACCAACAACGCCATTTTCCCATGCCAGAGCGAAATCTTCTCCTGGGAGGTGCTGACCTGTCTGAAAAACCTGGCCCGGCTGTGA
- a CDS encoding transporter substrate-binding domain-containing protein: MKRVLPMVVAGILCVLSGGVAAKDLTVLTAEWPPYVIEEDGKTSGIATEIVQVMLEKAGIETQIEVYPFARAYKMASENPNKMLYPVIRMPLREPLFKWVGPIFRIKSVLHKLKKRTDIVLNSLDDAKKYRINTTRKAAGHEFLLKHGFEDQKNLEAVNSNELSVKRLFAGRVDLEASVDLNFMYVAKQLGFSYSDVEQALVLFESEVCVVFSHSTHDETVNRVREAFEQSKADGTVDAVIEKYLKMYQYQEKCD; this comes from the coding sequence ATGAAAAGAGTGTTGCCAATGGTAGTGGCGGGCATTTTGTGTGTCTTGAGCGGCGGCGTTGCTGCCAAGGATCTTACTGTGCTCACTGCCGAGTGGCCTCCATATGTGATTGAAGAGGATGGGAAAACGAGCGGCATCGCGACCGAAATTGTCCAGGTTATGCTCGAAAAAGCCGGGATCGAAACACAGATTGAAGTCTATCCCTTTGCACGGGCCTATAAAATGGCGTCTGAGAATCCGAACAAGATGTTGTATCCTGTTATCAGAATGCCGTTGCGTGAACCCCTGTTCAAATGGGTGGGCCCGATTTTTCGAATAAAATCGGTTCTGCACAAATTGAAAAAGCGTACGGACATCGTTCTGAATTCGTTGGATGATGCAAAAAAGTACAGAATAAACACGACTCGGAAAGCTGCCGGTCATGAGTTTCTTCTCAAGCACGGCTTTGAAGATCAGAAAAACCTTGAAGCCGTAAACTCCAATGAACTGAGTGTTAAACGATTATTTGCAGGACGGGTTGACTTGGAAGCCAGTGTTGACTTGAATTTCATGTATGTGGCGAAACAACTGGGATTCTCCTACAGTGATGTCGAACAGGCACTGGTGCTGTTCGAAAGTGAAGTATGCGTCGTGTTCAGCCATTCCACCCACGACGAGACTGTAAATCGGGTGCGGGAAGCATTTGAACAGAGTAAAGCAGATGGAACAGTGGATGCTGTCATCGAGAAGTATTTAAAGATGTATCAATATCAGGAAAAGTGTGATTGA
- a CDS encoding transposase codes for MKTNQRTRRVFDPQQKITAVLSIWSERRTSAQVCQEMDISPTLLGQWQNLAIEGMLKALDPKKKDPLPPINQRLSRLIEKKLSEPGKLEKRLQSIQKAASAG; via the coding sequence ATGAAGACAAATCAACGAACCCGCAGAGTATTCGATCCACAACAGAAGATAACGGCCGTGCTGTCCATTTGGAGCGAGCGCCGCACCAGCGCCCAGGTATGTCAGGAAATGGACATCAGCCCGACGCTTTTGGGTCAGTGGCAGAATCTGGCGATCGAGGGCATGCTCAAGGCGCTGGACCCGAAAAAGAAAGATCCGCTGCCGCCGATCAACCAGCGGTTGTCTCGGTTGATCGAAAAGAAATTGAGCGAACCCGGCAAGCTGGAAAAACGCCTCCAATCGATCCAGAAGGCAGCGTCGGCCGGATAG
- a CDS encoding DUF2867 domain-containing protein, whose amino-acid sequence MRTAFHKIKAIQKYKELDIYLKNADYFDIKTIEGDIDLRSFISGMLSYYPWWMVSLYRIREIIVAILGLVHHEKPETLPSIKPEDLSFEPGDNASFFIVRDAKEDTYWVAETPEDKHLTAFFGVVAERSDQNRSRFQVFTCVKYLHWTGSVYFNLIRPFHHIVVRSMMKAGIKQCRATPRNSFNTVT is encoded by the coding sequence ATGCGCACGGCATTTCACAAAATCAAGGCAATCCAAAAATACAAAGAGTTGGATATCTATCTCAAGAATGCGGACTATTTCGACATCAAAACCATTGAAGGTGATATTGATTTAAGAAGTTTTATTTCCGGAATGCTTTCCTACTATCCCTGGTGGATGGTTTCTTTATACAGAATTAGAGAAATTATTGTTGCTATTCTCGGGCTTGTTCATCATGAAAAGCCAGAGACGTTGCCCTCTATCAAACCGGAGGATCTTTCATTTGAGCCTGGCGATAATGCATCATTCTTCATTGTGCGTGATGCAAAAGAGGATACCTACTGGGTTGCAGAAACGCCTGAAGATAAACATTTGACGGCTTTTTTTGGCGTCGTCGCCGAACGATCAGATCAGAATCGTTCAAGGTTTCAGGTGTTTACTTGTGTTAAATATCTTCACTGGACCGGGTCCGTGTATTTCAACCTGATTCGGCCATTTCATCACATTGTTGTAAGGAGCATGATGAAAGCAGGCATAAAGCAATGCCGGGCCACACCTCGAAATTCGTTTAACACAGTCACTTAA
- a CDS encoding Lrp/AsnC family transcriptional regulator has translation MLTDLEKKVIASIQGDIPIVSRPYQALAEEIGIPEETLIETLKDLTERGVIRRFGATLRHQKSGYQANAMTAWQVDEDRIEEVGHIMASFRAVSHCYRRDPAEDWPYNLYTMIHGKSEEDCRETARKMSKKSGVETYTMLFSQRELKKISMTYFPDNDVKNDLNEG, from the coding sequence ATGCTCACCGACCTTGAGAAGAAAGTAATCGCCTCCATTCAGGGGGATATCCCCATCGTATCCCGGCCGTACCAGGCCCTGGCAGAGGAAATCGGCATCCCGGAAGAGACCCTGATCGAAACCCTGAAAGATCTCACCGAACGGGGGGTCATCCGCCGTTTCGGTGCCACCCTGCGCCATCAGAAATCCGGCTACCAGGCCAATGCCATGACCGCCTGGCAGGTGGACGAAGATCGGATCGAGGAGGTCGGTCATATCATGGCGTCCTTTCGGGCCGTTTCCCACTGCTACCGCCGCGATCCCGCCGAAGACTGGCCTTACAACCTGTACACCATGATTCATGGCAAGAGTGAGGAAGACTGCCGCGAAACGGCCCGGAAGATGTCAAAAAAATCGGGCGTGGAAACCTACACCATGCTGTTCAGCCAGCGGGAGTTGAAGAAGATTTCGATGACGTATTTTCCGGATAATGATGTCAAAAATGATTTGAATGAGGGCTGA
- a CDS encoding VOC family protein: protein MDSRKHGHFSLNELITTDLNSAKEFYGELLGWTFTETKTIYGNPYLVIYKEGTMLGGMMLKDGNVSDDVVPCWDPYITVDDVEASAKRVENLGGEVILPPVDIPKVGRFCVIKDPQGISLNLITYE from the coding sequence TTGGACTCAAGGAAACACGGCCATTTCAGCCTAAACGAATTGATAACGACTGATTTGAATTCTGCGAAGGAATTTTACGGTGAGCTGCTTGGTTGGACGTTTACCGAAACAAAGACCATATACGGCAACCCATACCTGGTCATTTATAAAGAGGGAACCATGCTTGGCGGCATGATGCTAAAGGATGGAAACGTTTCCGACGACGTTGTCCCCTGTTGGGACCCGTATATCACTGTCGATGATGTTGAAGCGTCTGCTAAAAGGGTCGAAAACTTGGGCGGAGAGGTTATTCTCCCACCTGTCGATATCCCCAAGGTTGGCCGTTTTTGTGTAATAAAGGATCCGCAGGGAATAAGCCTGAACCTGATAACCTACGAATGA
- a CDS encoding helix-turn-helix domain-containing protein has protein sequence MAKQLSTRQTARLRAEMIMKVRCGMLTARQAAERLGVSRKTFYKWEQRGLSALLDSVTDQPPGRPAHPPDDHRQWLEKQLQDANRQIDLLNRKMALKDVLMDLKLPQIGSGRTKKK, from the coding sequence ATGGCCAAACAACTATCGACCCGCCAGACGGCGCGGCTCCGAGCCGAGATGATCATGAAGGTCCGTTGCGGCATGCTGACTGCCCGCCAGGCCGCCGAACGCCTGGGCGTCTCGCGCAAGACGTTCTACAAATGGGAGCAGCGGGGGCTGTCCGCCCTTTTGGACAGTGTGACCGACCAGCCCCCGGGAAGGCCTGCCCATCCTCCGGACGACCATCGCCAATGGCTGGAAAAGCAACTGCAGGACGCGAATCGGCAGATCGACTTGCTGAACCGGAAGATGGCGCTCAAGGATGTGCTGATGGACTTGAAGCTTCCCCAAATCGGCAGCGGGCGGACGAAAAAAAAATGA
- a CDS encoding AAA family ATPase — protein sequence MNNHIISVTLNKENYPSDYDYPFSLPIFNQTKRILFDFPVTFFVGENGTGKSTLLEAMALASDIHIWRRSEGVRCQVNQYEKQLYKYISLEWANGKVPGSYFGSEIFNDFRRIVDNWAASDPGQLQYFGGKSLVTQSHGQSIMSYFRSRYKRRGIYFLDEPETALSPRSQLEFLDILHQNGKEGHAQFIIATHSPILMGYEGARIYSFDHRSVNAIAYQETEHYQIYKRLLLEN from the coding sequence ATGAACAACCACATCATTAGCGTTACATTAAACAAAGAAAATTATCCTTCGGATTATGATTATCCCTTTTCTTTACCGATATTCAATCAAACCAAGCGAATTCTGTTCGATTTTCCGGTAACATTTTTTGTTGGAGAAAACGGCACGGGAAAGTCTACGCTATTGGAGGCAATGGCCCTTGCAAGCGATATTCACATCTGGCGCAGGAGTGAGGGTGTGCGCTGCCAGGTTAACCAATATGAAAAGCAACTGTACAAATATATTTCATTAGAATGGGCCAATGGAAAGGTACCGGGTTCGTATTTCGGCTCGGAAATCTTCAACGACTTCAGGAGAATCGTCGATAATTGGGCAGCCTCCGACCCTGGGCAACTGCAATATTTCGGTGGAAAATCTCTTGTTACACAATCGCATGGGCAATCAATAATGTCTTATTTCCGTTCGCGCTACAAAAGAAGGGGGATCTATTTTCTCGACGAGCCGGAAACAGCGTTATCTCCAAGAAGTCAACTCGAGTTTCTGGACATTCTTCATCAAAATGGCAAGGAAGGACATGCGCAGTTTATTATAGCAACCCATTCCCCTATATTGATGGGTTACGAAGGCGCCAGAATCTACAGCTTCGATCACCGTTCAGTAAACGCAATTGCGTACCAGGAAACCGAACATTATCAGATATACAAACGCCTTCTTTTGGAGAACTAA
- a CDS encoding isoprenylcysteine carboxylmethyltransferase family protein, which produces MLLTPVGFILFWVFTGVFVALAMLTDRWLSLPWPLPGRPSWLIAVLFVFVGTGVMAWSALHFLKVKGTPVPFNPPPELVTTGPYRFSRNPMLTGVFILLFGIGFAVTSLSLVVFFTPLYILANVSELKTIEEPELVKRLGEAYVAYRQRTPMFIPGMRPRK; this is translated from the coding sequence ATGCTGCTCACCCCGGTGGGGTTTATCCTTTTCTGGGTGTTCACCGGAGTTTTCGTGGCCCTGGCCATGTTAACGGATCGATGGCTTTCCCTTCCATGGCCACTGCCAGGGAGGCCATCCTGGCTCATTGCGGTGCTATTTGTTTTCGTGGGTACCGGCGTGATGGCATGGTCAGCCCTTCACTTTCTCAAAGTGAAGGGGACACCGGTTCCTTTCAACCCTCCGCCTGAGCTTGTCACAACCGGACCGTACCGATTCTCCAGAAACCCGATGCTGACAGGGGTTTTTATTCTTCTTTTCGGGATCGGATTCGCCGTCACGTCGCTCTCCCTTGTCGTCTTTTTCACACCCCTTTATATCCTGGCAAACGTATCGGAGCTTAAAACCATCGAGGAGCCGGAGCTGGTTAAGCGGCTTGGTGAAGCCTACGTCGCCTATCGGCAGCGGACCCCGATGTTTATTCCTGGAATGAGGCCCAGGAAATGA
- a CDS encoding DUF3795 domain-containing protein, with protein MNYSEILDFLAPCGSSCRKCFAFAKGDIAFHSTKLQELVGHFDVYAERFSTFLPVFTHYPQFKEMLAYFADPDCKGCRQGTCKYPNCGVVDCYEGKGVDFCFQCDDFPCNKTNFDPHLEKRWRQMNMRMKEIGVEAYYEETKDLCRYL; from the coding sequence GTGAACTACTCTGAAATATTGGATTTTCTTGCGCCTTGCGGGTCTAGCTGCCGCAAGTGTTTCGCCTTTGCAAAAGGAGACATCGCTTTTCATAGTACAAAGCTTCAAGAATTGGTCGGACATTTCGATGTTTATGCCGAACGTTTTTCAACCTTCCTGCCCGTATTTACGCACTACCCGCAATTTAAGGAAATGCTCGCCTATTTTGCTGACCCGGACTGTAAAGGTTGTCGGCAGGGTACATGCAAATATCCGAATTGTGGTGTCGTCGATTGCTATGAGGGCAAGGGGGTAGACTTTTGTTTTCAATGTGATGACTTCCCCTGCAACAAAACGAATTTCGATCCTCACCTGGAAAAGCGATGGCGCCAGATGAATATGCGCATGAAGGAAATTGGCGTTGAAGCATATTATGAAGAAACAAAAGATTTATGCAGATATCTTTAA
- a CDS encoding RNA ligase family protein — MKDDFFKFPSTPHLTILGDIEIRNDKVMSESDREEFFHHELIVEEKVDGSNLGISFDSDGNIRAQNRGQYLDLPAVGQWRKLDDWLSKRADDLFEHLTDRYILFGEWCYAQHSVFYNRLPDWFIGFDIYDRQIERFLATKCRDALFKATNVSYVPTIARGFLTLQEIKKMMSISRFGDQPAEGLYLRVEMDCWLVERAKLVRPAFIQSIDKHWAFSGIKPNKLLIETWDQGK; from the coding sequence GTGAAAGACGATTTTTTTAAATTCCCATCAACACCCCACCTGACGATTCTCGGGGATATTGAAATTAGAAATGACAAGGTGATGTCGGAATCCGATCGCGAAGAGTTTTTTCATCATGAACTTATCGTCGAAGAAAAGGTGGACGGTTCAAATTTAGGGATCTCTTTTGATTCCGACGGAAATATTCGCGCTCAAAATCGAGGGCAATACCTGGACCTCCCTGCGGTAGGACAATGGAGAAAACTTGATGATTGGCTTTCTAAACGAGCGGACGATCTTTTTGAACATCTAACTGACCGCTACATTCTCTTTGGCGAGTGGTGTTATGCACAACATTCGGTTTTTTACAACCGGTTGCCGGACTGGTTTATCGGTTTCGACATTTACGACAGGCAAATTGAGCGATTCCTTGCCACGAAATGCAGGGATGCGCTTTTCAAGGCAACAAATGTTTCCTATGTCCCAACCATTGCACGTGGCTTTTTAACTTTGCAGGAGATAAAAAAGATGATGTCAATATCCAGATTTGGCGATCAACCCGCAGAGGGTCTCTATTTGCGCGTTGAAATGGATTGTTGGTTGGTAGAAAGAGCCAAATTGGTACGACCCGCCTTCATCCAATCCATCGATAAACATTGGGCATTCTCCGGCATAAAACCCAATAAACTGCTGATAGAAACTTGGGATCAGGGAAAATAG